GTAGAGAGGGTCTGCTAGTTCAGCTTTGGATTTGAGCTCCTGTGGAGGGGCTGAATCAGTCATTGCTTGGGTCCTGGTTCCATCATGGGTTAGGCAGGAAGCTTGGTTCAAGTACTGAACTTTCAGGAAGTTTAGTGCCTTTAGGGTCAGTGGGGCCATTGCTAGACAAAACATGCGCTATcataaacaaacaagcaagagaggaattaattttagattttctAAAATGGGCGGGTTTTTCTCAGGAAGCCTCCcactcatttaaaaacaaacaacaaaacaaatcccagaTCATGATTTTGATGTTGACGCATATTTATGAATTTATCAAGGTCTTGCAGAGGCATTGAAAAAAGGAGTGGGGGCAAGGAGGGAAGTGCTTTTTGCAGATAGCACATAGTTTATATTGTGCCCAGGACTGGAATTTTCTAGCTAGCAAAATTATGACTGTGATGCAGACTTGTCCACACCTGTCCTTTATGTAAAGCTGAATCAAGGTTAAAGGAATGCTTTCCACCTTTATGCAGTCATTCCAAGAGGctagaaaagcaaacagaacaaTGTTTTTGGCTCTGGTGAGCATTTCTGCATTGgagggcaggctcaggctcagaAATTCTTGGGACCCAGTTCAAGCACGGCCCGACATTTGTTACTGTTAATTGCAACTGTGCTGTCGGCTTTGATTACCGGATGTTTCATTTGAGTGGCTTCTTGGTGTTTTGGCAAAAAGAACGTCAAAGTGGTTTATGCAAGGGTATGTTTTCCAAGCTCCTGTTGACTTGAATAGGACTTTTGTGGATAAATATCTacatagtattttaaaaatggaagtgCTGGCATGACTAAAGCATGTATAAATTAAATTCAGCAAGATCTCAGGGGACTGCTGCATGAAGTATATAAAATGAGAGAGTGAAAATGACACTGAAGGTCCTTACAGGTGCCTTGTAAAACCTACCACACTgcatttttcttggtttttgtcCGTAGTCATAAATCCCttgaaataaattcctttttgtGGAATAAACACATGAAAGGATTTGGATCCTTACACGTCATAAAAGAaggttttatttgcaaattagAGGATGTAAATGTATATAGCACAAATGCGTTATGTGTGATATTTGTCATACATGTTAAGTGAATAAGTGTGGTGAGTAAACGTGCTGTTCAACAATTTATATCAGTCAATACGTTGCAATTAAATCCTTCTTTCAGAAACGCCAAGGAGGAAATGTGTTAGCAAAATAAAGTGAATGCCAACTGCATTTTAATGTTCTCCgctgtattattttttaagtgttctttctgttttttcttttataggTAAAGATGAGCCTTCAAGCTATATTTGCACAACATGCAAGCAGCCTTTTAATAGCGCTTGGTTCTTGCTTCAGCATGCCCAGAACACACATGGATTCCGCATCTACCTGGAAACAAGCCCTTCAAACAGTTCCCTTACTCCACGCATCAccatccctcctcctctgggACCGGAGACTGTTGCACAGTCCCCGCTGATGAATTTTCTTGGAGACAACAACCCTTTCAACCTTTTGCGCATGACAGGACCCATCTTGCGTGAACACCCTGGCTTTGGTGAGGGTCGGCTCCCAAACACACCTCCGCTGTTCAGCCCACCGCCTCGTCATCATCTGGATCCACATCGCCTTAGTGCCGAAGAAATGGGGTTAGTCGCCCAGCATCCCAGTGCCTTTGACAGAGTTATGCGTTTAAACCCCATGGCAATTGAGTCCCCAGCGATGGATTTCTCCAGAAGGCTTCGAGAGCTGGCAGGAAACAGTTCCACCCCTCCGCCAGTCTCACCCAGTCGCACCAACCCTATGCATCGTCTGTTGAATCCTTTCCAGCCGAGTCCTAAATCACCTTTTTTGAGCACCCCGCCACTGCCCCCCATGCCCCCCAGCAGCACTACGCCTCCCCAGCCTCAGGCCAAGAGCAAGTCCTGTGAATTTTGTGGGAAAACTTTCAAGTTCCAGAGTAACCTTATCGTGCACCGGCGCAGTCACACAGGAGAAAAGCCCTACAAGTGTCAGCTCTGTGACCATGCTTGCTCCCAGGCCAGCAAGCTAAAACGCCACATGAAAACACATATGCATAAAGCTGGCTCCATGACAGGCAGGTCAGATGATGGCCTGTCCACCACTAGTTCCCCCGAGCCAGGTACAAGTGAGCTCACTGGAGAGGGACTGAAATCCAGTGAGGCAGATTTCAGGAATGAGAGCGATCCTTCCCTGGGCCATGACAAcgaagaagaggaagaggaggaggaggaggaagaggagcttGAAAATGAGAGCCGACCAGAGTCAAGCTTTAGTATGGACTCAGAGCTAAGTCGCAACCGAGAAAATGGCTCCAAGTCGCTGCCAGATGAGAAATCCCTTGTCCTGGGAAAAGTAATTGAGAATGTAAGTCTAGGTGCCATTCAGCAATATAATGACATGTTAGCTGAGAAACAGAAGAGGAGTAGCTTCATGAAAAGGTCCTCTGACCAGCGAGACTTGTGTCCTCGAGACCTCTGTCAGAGAGATCCGGGCGATGAAGACTCAGTGGTAGGAGAGCTGGACCGCACTGAGGAAGGTACGGTCAATGGAAGAAACTTTGGCCCGGGTGAACCCTTCCCAAACTTGTTCCCCCGCAAGCCAACGCCTATCACGAGCCCCAGTTTAAACAATTCCTCT
This region of Catharus ustulatus isolate bCatUst1 chromosome 6, bCatUst1.pri.v2, whole genome shotgun sequence genomic DNA includes:
- the BCL11B gene encoding B-cell lymphoma/leukemia 11B isoform X3: MNFPLGDILVFIEHKRKQCNGTGGVCYEKSMDKSSPPPSSRAELRKVSEPVEIGIQVTPDEEDRLLTPTKGICPKQENIAGPSRPANLPGAPIAASSHPHTSVITSPLRALASLPPCLSLPCCGARAVSVGGTQTEIQTETSGTFGCHCQLSGKDEPSSYICTTCKQPFNSAWFLLQHAQNTHGFRIYLETSPSNSSLTPRITIPPPLGPETVAQSPLMNFLGDNNPFNLLRMTGPILREHPGFGEGRLPNTPPLFSPPPRHHLDPHRLSAEEMGLVAQHPSAFDRVMRLNPMAIESPAMDFSRRLRELAGNSSTPPPVSPSRTNPMHRLLNPFQPSPKSPFLSTPPLPPMPPSSTTPPQPQAKSKSCEFCGKTFKFQSNLIVHRRSHTGEKPYKCQLCDHACSQASKLKRHMKTHMHKAGSMTGRSDDGLSTTSSPEPGTSELTGEGLKSSEADFRNESDPSLGHDNEEEEEEEEEEEELENESRPESSFSMDSELSRNRENGSKSLPDEKSLVLGKVIENVSLGAIQQYNDMLAEKQKRSSFMKRSSDQRDLCPRDLCQRDPGDEDSVVGELDRTEEGTVNGRNFGPGEPFPNLFPRKPTPITSPSLNNSSKRIKVEKDLDLPPATIIPSENVYSQWLVGYAASRHFMKDPFLGFTDSRQSPFATSSEHSSENGSLRFSTPPGDMLDGGLSGRSGTASGGSTPHISGPGPGRPSSKEGRRSDTCEYCGKVFKNCSNLTVHRRSHTGERPYKCELCNYACAQSSKLTRHMKTHGQIGKEVYRCDICQMPFSVYSTLEKHMKKWHGEHLLTNDVKIEQAERS
- the BCL11B gene encoding B-cell lymphoma/leukemia 11B isoform X2 translates to MSRRKQGNPQHLSQREIITQADHVEPALADEDESLAIADPGGISIAAGGTDPDLLTCGQCQMNFPLGDILVFIEHKRKQCNGTGGVCYEKSMDKSSPPPSSRAELRKVSEPVEIGIQVTPDEEDRLLTPTKGICPKQENIAGPSRPANLPGAPIAASSHPHTSVITSPLRALASLPPCLSLPCCGARAVSVGGTQTEIQTETSGTFGCHCQLSGKDEPSSYICTTCKQPFNSAWFLLQHAQNTHGFRIYLETSPSNSSLTPRITIPPPLGPETVAQSPLMNFLGDNNPFNLLRMTGPILREHPGFGEGRLPNTPPLFSPPPRHHLDPHRLSAEEMGLVAQHPSAFDRVMRLNPMAIESPAMDFSRRLRELAGNSSTPPPVSPSRTNPMHRLLNPFQPSPKSPFLSTPPLPPMPPSSTTPPQPQAKSKSCEFCGKTFKFQSNLIVHRRSHTGEKPYKCQLCDHACSQASKLKRHMKTHMHKAGSMTGRSDDGLSTTSSPEPGTSELTGEGLKSSEADFRNESDPSLGHDNEEEEEEEEEEEELENESRPESSFSMDSELSRNRENGSKSLPDEKSLVLGKVIENVSLGAIQQYNDMLAEKQKRSSFMKRSSDQRDLCPRDLCQRDPGDEDSVVGELDRTEEGTVNGRNFGPGEPFPNLFPRKPTPITSPSLNNSSKRIKVEKDLDLPPATIIPSENVYSQWLVGYAASRHFMKDPFLGFTDSRQSPFATSSEHSSENGSLRFSTPPGDMLDGGLSGRSGTASGGSTPHISGPGPGRPSSKEGRRSDTCEYCGKVFKNCSNLTVHRRSHTGERPYKCELCNYACAQSSKLTRHMKTHGQIGKEVYRCDICQMPFSVYSTLEKHMKKWHGEHLLTNDVKIEQAERS
- the BCL11B gene encoding B-cell lymphoma/leukemia 11B isoform X5, with the protein product MSRRKQGNPQHLSQREIITQADHVEPALADEDESLAIADPGGISIAAGGTDPDLLTCGQCQMNFPLGDILVFIEHKRKQCNGTGGVCYEKSMDKSSPPPSSRAELRKVSEPVEIGIQVTPDEEDRLLTPTKGICPKQENIAGKDEPSSYICTTCKQPFNSAWFLLQHAQNTHGFRIYLETSPSNSSLTPRITIPPPLGPETVAQSPLMNFLGDNNPFNLLRMTGPILREHPGFGEGRLPNTPPLFSPPPRHHLDPHRLSAEEMGLVAQHPSAFDRVMRLNPMAIESPAMDFSRRLRELAGNSSTPPPVSPSRTNPMHRLLNPFQPSPKSPFLSTPPLPPMPPSSTTPPQPQAKSKSCEFCGKTFKFQSNLIVHRRSHTGEKPYKCQLCDHACSQASKLKRHMKTHMHKAGSMTGRSDDGLSTTSSPEPGTSELTGEGLKSSEADFRNESDPSLGHDNEEEEEEEEEEEELENESRPESSFSMDSELSRNRENGSKSLPDEKSLVLGKVIENVSLGAIQQYNDMLAEKQKRSSFMKRSSDQRDLCPRDLCQRDPGDEDSVVGELDRTEEGTVNGRNFGPGEPFPNLFPRKPTPITSPSLNNSSKRIKVEKDLDLPPATIIPSENVYSQWLVGYAASRHFMKDPFLGFTDSRQSPFATSSEHSSENGSLRFSTPPGDMLDGGLSGRSGTASGGSTPHISGPGPGRPSSKEGRRSDTCEYCGKVFKNCSNLTVHRRSHTGERPYKCELCNYACAQSSKLTRHMKTHGQIGKEVYRCDICQMPFSVYSTLEKHMKKWHGEHLLTNDVKIEQAERS
- the BCL11B gene encoding B-cell lymphoma/leukemia 11B isoform X6 encodes the protein MSRRKQGNPQHLSQREIITPEADHVEPALADEDESLAIADPGGISIAAGGTDPDLLTCGQCQMNFPLGDILVFIEHKRKQCNGTGGVCYEKSMDKSSPPPSSRAELRKVSEPVEIGIQVTPDEEDRLLTPTKGICPKQENIAGPSRPANLPGAPIAASSHPHTSVITSPLRALASLPPCLSLPCCGARAVSVGGTQTEIQTETSGTFGCHCQLSGKDEPSSYICTTCKQPFNSAWFLLQHAQNTHGFRIYLETSPSNSSLTPRITIPPPLGPETVAQSPLMNFLGDNNPFNLLRMTGPILREHPGFGEGRLPNTPPLFSPPPRHHLDPHRLSAEEMGLVAQHPSAFDRVMRLNPMAIESPAMDFSRRLRELAGNSSTPPPVSPSRTNPMHRLLNPFQPSPKSPFLSTPPLPPMPPSSTTPPQPQAKSKSCEFCGKTFKFQSNLIVHRRSHTGEKPYKCQLCDHACSQASKLKRHMKTHMHKAGSMTGRSDDGLSTTSSPEPGTSELTGEGLKSSEADFRNESDPSLGHDNEEEEEEEEEEEELENESRPESSFSMDSELSRNRENGSKSLPDEKSLVLGKVIENVSLGAIQQYNDMLAEKQKRSSFMKRSSDQRDLCPRDLCQRDPGDEDSVVGELDRTEEGTVNGRNFGPGEPFPNLFPRKPTPITSPSLNNSSKRIKVEKDLDLPPATIIPSENVYSQWLVGYAASRHFMKDPFLGFTDSRQSPFATSSEHSSENGSLRFSTPPGDMLDGGLSGRSGTASGGSTPHISGPGPGRPSSKEGRRSDT
- the BCL11B gene encoding B-cell lymphoma/leukemia 11B isoform X4; its protein translation is MSRRKQGNPQHLSQREIITPEADHVEPALADEDESLAIADPGGISIAAGGTDPDLLTCGQCQMNFPLGDILVFIEHKRKQCNGTGGVCYEKSMDKSSPPPSSRAELRKVSEPVEIGIQVTPDEEDRLLTPTKGICPKQENIAGKDEPSSYICTTCKQPFNSAWFLLQHAQNTHGFRIYLETSPSNSSLTPRITIPPPLGPETVAQSPLMNFLGDNNPFNLLRMTGPILREHPGFGEGRLPNTPPLFSPPPRHHLDPHRLSAEEMGLVAQHPSAFDRVMRLNPMAIESPAMDFSRRLRELAGNSSTPPPVSPSRTNPMHRLLNPFQPSPKSPFLSTPPLPPMPPSSTTPPQPQAKSKSCEFCGKTFKFQSNLIVHRRSHTGEKPYKCQLCDHACSQASKLKRHMKTHMHKAGSMTGRSDDGLSTTSSPEPGTSELTGEGLKSSEADFRNESDPSLGHDNEEEEEEEEEEEELENESRPESSFSMDSELSRNRENGSKSLPDEKSLVLGKVIENVSLGAIQQYNDMLAEKQKRSSFMKRSSDQRDLCPRDLCQRDPGDEDSVVGELDRTEEGTVNGRNFGPGEPFPNLFPRKPTPITSPSLNNSSKRIKVEKDLDLPPATIIPSENVYSQWLVGYAASRHFMKDPFLGFTDSRQSPFATSSEHSSENGSLRFSTPPGDMLDGGLSGRSGTASGGSTPHISGPGPGRPSSKEGRRSDTCEYCGKVFKNCSNLTVHRRSHTGERPYKCELCNYACAQSSKLTRHMKTHGQIGKEVYRCDICQMPFSVYSTLEKHMKKWHGEHLLTNDVKIEQAERS
- the BCL11B gene encoding B-cell lymphoma/leukemia 11B isoform X1 yields the protein MSRRKQGNPQHLSQREIITPEADHVEPALADEDESLAIADPGGISIAAGGTDPDLLTCGQCQMNFPLGDILVFIEHKRKQCNGTGGVCYEKSMDKSSPPPSSRAELRKVSEPVEIGIQVTPDEEDRLLTPTKGICPKQENIAGPSRPANLPGAPIAASSHPHTSVITSPLRALASLPPCLSLPCCGARAVSVGGTQTEIQTETSGTFGCHCQLSGKDEPSSYICTTCKQPFNSAWFLLQHAQNTHGFRIYLETSPSNSSLTPRITIPPPLGPETVAQSPLMNFLGDNNPFNLLRMTGPILREHPGFGEGRLPNTPPLFSPPPRHHLDPHRLSAEEMGLVAQHPSAFDRVMRLNPMAIESPAMDFSRRLRELAGNSSTPPPVSPSRTNPMHRLLNPFQPSPKSPFLSTPPLPPMPPSSTTPPQPQAKSKSCEFCGKTFKFQSNLIVHRRSHTGEKPYKCQLCDHACSQASKLKRHMKTHMHKAGSMTGRSDDGLSTTSSPEPGTSELTGEGLKSSEADFRNESDPSLGHDNEEEEEEEEEEEELENESRPESSFSMDSELSRNRENGSKSLPDEKSLVLGKVIENVSLGAIQQYNDMLAEKQKRSSFMKRSSDQRDLCPRDLCQRDPGDEDSVVGELDRTEEGTVNGRNFGPGEPFPNLFPRKPTPITSPSLNNSSKRIKVEKDLDLPPATIIPSENVYSQWLVGYAASRHFMKDPFLGFTDSRQSPFATSSEHSSENGSLRFSTPPGDMLDGGLSGRSGTASGGSTPHISGPGPGRPSSKEGRRSDTCEYCGKVFKNCSNLTVHRRSHTGERPYKCELCNYACAQSSKLTRHMKTHGQIGKEVYRCDICQMPFSVYSTLEKHMKKWHGEHLLTNDVKIEQAERS